The following are encoded together in the Tripterygium wilfordii isolate XIE 37 chromosome 3, ASM1340144v1, whole genome shotgun sequence genome:
- the LOC119993749 gene encoding uncharacterized protein LOC119993749: MEHNTGKNSFLRNILVRVLLFGVFIIVLRFAYVVTITGESCDRGDFCFFSLPEDLNLVIPSVGTGAASAIGTANKAVRSTSVGPSGADIYTSKDWIKAVQFYSSIFQDLITEGYLAPTSKSLCVESASGQDVFSLKEIGVEDSVGIFKKASKPLVIKGEGHRIPFDNNTFDFIFCGGGAINKSPRPVAVAAEIARTLKPEGFVAVHVSVNDTYSLNSFLDLFHSFKLVKYYDMEGYDLSMANFREIVLKKEGDFVLGHGPKEGDNKCLVPAHKRDLVRKAEPLISEEPLKPWITLKRNIKNVKYLPSMADISFKSRYVYIDVGARSYGSSVGSWFKKQYPKQNHTFVVYAIEADKTFHEQYKLKKGITLLPYAAWVRNETLSFEINRDPGKELIEKGRGMGRIQPVKASLRGSSDGEVDEIYGFDFADWLKNTVEERDFVVMKMDVEGTEFDLIPRLFETGAICLIDEIFLECHYNRWQRCCPGQRSPKYEKTYGQCLDLFSSLRDIGVLVHQWW; the protein is encoded by the coding sequence ATGGAGCATAACACGGGCAAGAACAGTTTTCTGAGGAATATTTTGGTGCGGGTGCTCCTATTTGGTGTTTTCATTATCGTCCTCCGTTTCGCATACGTTGTGACGATCACGGGAGAATCATGTGATCGTGGCGACTTTTGCTTCTTCTCTCTGCCGGAGGATCTCAACCTTGTAATCCCTTCCGTTGGCACCGGTGCAGCTTCTGCGATTGGCACCGCGAACAAAGCCGTCAGATCCACCTCGGTTGGTCCCTCTGGCGCTGATATCTACACTAGCAAGGACTGGATCAAGGCGGTCCAATTCTACTCCTCGATTTTTCAAGATCTGATTACCGAGGGTTACCTTGCTCCCACCTCGAAGTCCTTGTGCGTAGAGAGCGCATCCGGACAGGACGTGTTTTCGTTGAAGGAGATTGGAGTGGAGGACTCCGTTGGTATTTTCAAGAAGGCGTCGAAGCCTCTGGTCATTAAGGGTGAGGGGCATCGCATACCATTCGACAACAATACCTTCGATTTCATTTTCTGCGGTGGGGGAGCAATCAACAAGTCACCTCGGCCGGTAGCTGTTGCGGCTGAGATCGCAAGAACGCTCAAACCCGAAGGGTTTGTGGCGGTCCACGTGAGTGTTAATGATACGTATAGTCTCAATTCGTTTCTTGATTTGTTTCATTCTTTTAAATTGGTAAAATATTACGACATGGAGGGTTACGATTTGTCAATGGCTAATTTTAGAGAGATTGTATTGAAGAAAGAAGGTGATTTTGTTCTCGGCCATGGCCCAAAAGAAGGGGATAATAAGTGCTTAGTTCCTGCACATAAACGAGATTTGGTGCGGAAAGCAGAGCCTTTGATTTCAGAGGAGCCCTTGAAGCCTTGGATTACCTTAAAGAGAAATATAAAGAACGTAAAATATTTGCCGTCAATGGCAGATATTAGCTTTAAGAGTAGATATGTGTACATTGATGTTGGAGCTCGAAGTTATGGCTCTAGTGTTGGCAGTTGGTTCAAGAAGCAGTACCCAAAACAGAACCATACTTTTGTTGTGTATGCAATTGAGGCTGATAAGACCTTTCATGAACAGTACAAATTGAAAAAGGGCATTACATTGCTACCATATGCTGCATGGGTGAGAAATGAGACATTGTCTTTTGAGATAAATAGAGACCCCGGCAAAGAATTGATTGAGAAGGGCAGGGGAATGGGAAGAATTCAGCCAGTGAAAGCCTCGTTGCGCGGTAGCTCTGATGGTGAAGTGGATGAAATTTATGGTTTTGATTTTGCAGATTGGCTTAAGAATACAGTGGAAGAGAGGGACTTTGTGGTGATGAAAATGGATGTGGAAGGaactgaatttgatttgattccaAGGTTATTCGAGACAGGTGCAATTTGCTTGATAGATGAAATTTTTCTAGAGTGCCATTACAATAGGTGGCAGAGGTGTTGTCCTGGTCAGAGGAGCCCAAAGTATGAGAAAACATATGGCCAATGCTTGGACCTGTTCAGTTCCCTCAGAGATATTGGAGTGCTAGTTCATCAGTGGTGGTGA